A region from the Pelobates fuscus isolate aPelFus1 chromosome 1, aPelFus1.pri, whole genome shotgun sequence genome encodes:
- the LOC134604616 gene encoding integrase/recombinase xerD homolog yields MEVTTLVSSIIGNVDRFPTIVAGHSIPLNQPRGNESRTGQPRPTTTDGMAHFRRSWNLEEVSQTTLSLLAESWAPGTRRAYESAWRKWSDWCMGQSMDPISASTEAVLQFLTLLFETGKAFRTINLYRSAISARHMGLDGTPIGKHALICRLLKGIRLTRPPQTRYSSFWDVNVMLRLIESWPMNQELSLKQLSGKLLMLFCLLSCKRVADVRALDWHARVFTPKGVSFNISRRMKSSTKEVFYPSLPDNPNLCPVLCLKEYEHRTASLRPGQIHPLFISFKRPHLPVSTATLARWIKWLLSMAGIDTSIFSAHSVRGAMASKASMLGCKLEDILRAADWSNESTFRNFYLRPVQNISNTVVAQL; encoded by the coding sequence ATGGAGGTCACAACCTTGGTTTCCTCAATTATTGGAAATGTCGATAGATTTCCCACAATTGTTGCCGGACATTCCATACCTCTTAACCAACCCAGAGGGAATGAGTCACGAACTGGTCAACCAAGGCCTACTACAACTGATGGCATGGCTCATTTCAGGAGATCATGGAATCTCGAGGAGGTTTCGCAGACGACACTCAGTCTCTTGGCAGagtcatgggcaccaggtaccagacGTGCCTACGAATCGGCTTGGAGAAaatggtctgattggtgcatgggaCAGTCAATGGATCCCATATCAGCTTCTACAGAAGCAGTCCTACAATTTCTGACTCTACTCTTTGAGACAGGGAAAGCCTTTCGTACTATAAATCTGTACAGGTCAGCTATATCGGCGAGACATATGGGGTTGGATGGCACCCCAATAGGTAAGCATGCCCTTATCTGTCGTTTACTCAAAGGCATCCGTCTTACTCGACCTCCTCAAACTCGATATtcttccttttgggatgtcaatgtGATGTTGCGATTGATCGAATCGTGGCCAATGAACCAGGAACTTTCACTGAAACAATTGTCGGGCAAACTGTTGATGCTGTTTTGTTTACTTTCTTGTAAACGAGTCGCTGATGTCAGGGCGCTAGACTGGCATGCACGTGTCTTTACCCCAAAAGGAGTATCCTTCAATATTTCACGTAGAATGAAATCCTCGACTAAGGAAGTTTTCTACCCATCATTGCCAGACAACCCAAATTTGTGCCCGGTGTTATGTCTAAAGGAATATGAGCATCGCACGGCCTCACTCCGTCCAGGACAGATCCATCCACTGTTCATCTCATTCAAACGACCTCACCTACCAGTATCTACTGCTACTTTAGCTCGTTGGATCAAGTGGTTGCTGTCTATGGCAGGCATAGACACCTCGATTTTTTCCGCACATTCCGTTCGCGGAGCCATGGCCTCTAAAGCGTCCATGTTGGGTTGTAAATTGGAAGATATACTACGGGCAGCCGACTGGTCGAATGAGTCTACATTTCGTAATTTCTATTTACGCCCAGTGCAGAACATTTCGAATACAGTGGTTGCTCAGCTttga